The Proteus terrae subsp. cibarius genome contains the following window.
CTGAAACAGAACATTTTGGTGAAGCTTCATCAAGGCTTTTTATTAGCCAACCCGCACTCACTAAACAGATAAAAACATTAGAATCTCAGTTGGGTGTCACTCTTTTTCAGCGTGGGCGTCACGGCGCAAAATTAACCCCTGAAGGACAGTATTTACTGAGTCAATCTCAGTCAGTCTTAAGAGAAGCCCGTATTCTAGAAAAACAAGCTCGCCAATTAAGTGCACCTCAAAAAGTAGAGCTGTATGCAGGATTTGGTCTGTCCTCATTAAATTTTATTACACCATTATTGGCAAAATTTAATCGTGTTCACCCTGATATTACTGTTCACATTGATGATATGCCTTCTAACACAATGGAAGACAAATTACTTTTGGGTGAGCTTGATCTGGCATTTTCACGTTTACCGGTTACAGAGCCACTAAAAAGTATTTCATTAGTGCAAGAGCGATTAATGTTAGCAATCCCCACGCAAACTATTATGGTGCTAGAGGCTGATGATGATCCACTCCACTACTTTAATACGCTTGGGCTTATTCAGTTGTCTCCTGAAAAAGGAAAAAAATTGTATCAACAAATCCATGATTTTCTAAAACATCATCAAATCAAACCTCGTGTATTACAGCAATCACAAGATATTCAAACGCAGTTAGCATTAGTTGCCGCTGGATTAGGTATGGCATTGGTGCCTAAAAGTGCAGAACTTATTTGTGACAAACAAAAAGTCACTTTATTGCCACTATCTGGCTTGTATACACAATGGGAAATAGGTGTTATTTGGAATAATAATATTCAGAATAAAGATCGTGATATCTTTATAAAAATAATTTCTGAGGAAATAAATAAAATATAGTGAATGAAAAAGATTTTTAATTTGAGTAATGATTATATTTCTAATATATTATTTATAATAAAGCTAAAATACCTAATAAATATTAATTAGTCTTAAAACAAATAAAGATAAATAATTGCGAGACTGTTCACAGAAATAAACATGAAATATTTATTTGTTTTTTATGTGTTTAAATAAAAAATCAAAGTAAATCATTTAATTAATTTAATTCTCATAACATAAATAGGGTTAATTAAAATCTCTCTAATTAAAATGTGTTATTTACAATAAAAGAGATTTATTTAATATTACCTACGAACAACACAGCAAACTTTATATTCGTAAGTGAAGCTGGAACGATAGATAAAATATCAATATTTCTGTAAGTGGCTACTTGTTATTTCTATTTATAATAAGTAGCCACACCCTTCAATGAATAATAAGGAAGTTATTATGAATAAACGTAATAAATTAGTCTGCGCATTATTTATATTAATGGGCTCTCATGCAGTACATGCTGAAATTCACTCTAATCAAAGTGGCCCTTTAACGACAATGAAAGTCGGTGCAAGTGATGCTATACAGCGTGGTCATAGTCAAATACCAGGTGGAGAGCCGGGTGTTGGTATTAGTACAGTAGGAGGTGGGAAAAAAATTGGTTTTGCTTCATTAACCTCGCCAAGAATGAGTAGTGGAGCGGATAGTAATGGAATTTATACAGTTCAATCTAATCATCAACATAGTGATATGGGGGTTTTCCACTTTGCCAAAATCACGGATGCCAATGTCTATTTTGGTGACTGGGCAAAAACAACATCAGCAACGGATGCGACACACCAAACCTATTATGTCGGTAAAGATGTTACAACCACATTACCAGCAGATAGTGCCACTTATACGGTAACGGGTATTAGCCAATACAGTGGTAGTAACTTACTTTCAGGTTCGTTTGATGTTGATTTTTCACAAAAGAAAATCGAAGGTTCGCTGACTAATAGCCAACGTACGGTTGATTTAGCAGGAGGAAATCTTTATACCGCAAATAACCAAGTGACGTTTTCTGCAGATGCAAATGAAGGGTCAACATCAGGGGTTGTTGAAGGCGCTTTCTTTGGTGAAAGTGCAGAAGCATTAGCGGGTATTGTGGTGTTTAGTTCAGATCATAAAAAAGACATTAGTTTTGGTGGTACGAAAAATAGCAGTGACAGTGAATAAATGACAGCAAGCATGGACGCTTCTTGATTTTTTCAAAAATAATATTATAGATTTATTTGGTAAAACAATCGGTTAATTCTTTAAAAGTGGTATTAGTGGTCATTACGCTAAATGTTAGCAACAGATAATCTGGTATAGGGTTATCTGTTTTTTTTTATCTAAATTAAGCCGATTTAAAGGAATTGTTCTTTTGTTTTTATAAGGATATACCATGAATTATGATCAACTCTTAACCAGAGGGTTACTGGCTGTATTGCTCATTGTATTTTCATTTAATGGGAGCGCAAAAGAGAGTCGCGACAAGTTATTTTCTTATCTTGAAACAACGAGTACAGCTAAAGTAGGTCAGCAACTTTATCACTATTTGCAACAACAACAGTGGCAAAAAGCAGAAAGATTACTGCTTTATTATCAACAACAACCTCAACATGAAGTATTACTTGTTAATTATGCAAAGGCGTTATTGGCACAAAACAGAGGTGATTTTTTAAATGCTGAATTTTATTATCAGCAACAACTTAAGCAAAAAGCCGATTTTATCCCAGCCCAAACAGGATTAATTCAACTTTATTTTCATTTACGAGAATATAAAAAAGCACAGAAACAACTTAATCAACTGAGCAACATTGTTGATTTATCTAAAGATATTATCCAATCTATTGAGTTTTATAAGGTTAAGTTAGCCTCTTATTTTCAAGGCCAACGTTTCTATCAACTTGGCTTTTTTTATGATGATAATATTAACCATGCACCTTACTTATCTGAAAAAATTATTTCTCAATCCACTCAAAGAAAAACGACGCTAAGAGGTGCAAAACCTATTGCATCTACAGGAATTACTCATTATTTTTCTTTTTATCAACCTTTTATTATTTATTCTAACCATACTTTTTCTTTTTATACTTATGCTAGATATATAGATTATCACTCTCACCGTAATGCCAATTTTTTTGCATTATATACACAACAGGGCTACCGCTATCAAAAACCGCAATATCAGTGGTCAATAACACCTTATTACGAAATAAAATCATCACGGGAACAATATGAATATCAAGCATGGGGAAGTGAAACACAGCTTTCCTATTTTATTAATAAAAAGCAAACTATTAATTTAAGCTTGGATTATAAAATAAAGAAATATCAAAAAGCGTTAAATAATTTAAATAGTAAGCGAGTAAGTTATAGTGCTTACCATAACTATTATTTTAATAATGGAATACACTTAGTTAATCAATTAAATTATCAGTTAGAACGTAAAAAAAACACTTTATTAAATTATCAGCTGTATGGTATAAAAACTGGCGTTTATTATCTATTGTCAGCTAATTGGCATATCTCTCTTTTTTTACAGTATCAAATTAAATTCTTTAATAACTATAATCCTTTATTAAAAAAGAGAAGAAAAGACAATGGTGTTATTTTTACAACAAATATTAAAAATAAATCACCCTTGATTTTAGGATTTTATCCCACAATAGAATTACGTTATACCCGAAGATTAAGCAATGTGGATTGGTTATATCAATATCAGCAACATGAAGTGTTATTTAAATTAGAAAAACAATTTTAATTAAATAATTGACTTCCTTTATTAATTGAATAGGTAAAACAATGCATGTAATGCTTTTTAGAAAGCGAAAAATGGTTTCAATCTTCGTTTCTCTCTCGCTATTTTCTCCTTGCTTTTATCTGCAAGCCAAAGAAGATAAAACCGATCTTGGTCATATTCAGATTTCTGATAATAAAGAAAAAGATAAACAGGGTTATTCACACGTTTATGAGAAAGATGTTTCTAATGTTTATTTAGGAAAAGAGCTATTAGAGCGTTATCAAGGCGTTTCCCCCGCTGATTTACTAAAAAGCGCCATTGGTGTTTATAGTGGTGAAGCTCGTAATGGGGGAGCGCTTGATCCAAATATTCGGGGTATTCAAGGGCAAGGTCGAATACCTGTGACTGTCGATGGTACAGAGCAGGCAATTACTGTTTATCGAGGTTATAGTGGCGCATCTAATCGTAATTATATTGATTCTAATCTGATTAGCAGTATCTATATTGAAAAAGGTCCCTCATTAACACCTGATATGAAAACCGGTATTGGTGGGGGTATTGCAGTAAAAACCTTAGATATTCGAGATATTGTACCTATTGGCGATTCTTTTGGTATTAACTTTAAAGGGGATATTAGTAATAACTCCACACGGTATAAAGAAGTCTATTTAGATATGCTCGGAGATTATCGCAATTATCCTTATTTCTATCATCATGGTTCAAAGGTCGTTGATCCAGCTTTAGAAATAACCCCTCAAAAAAATAAAGATTGGCACTTTCATGATCATTCATTTCGACTTGGGATTGGTTTTGAAAAAGAAAAATTTAATTTATTATTTACCTATGCATTACGAGAAAAAGGAAATTATTTAGCAGGAAAAAGAAATACAGAAGCTTATCTCGAAACGGATGATATGAAGGCAATCCATTCTATTGATTATAAATTAAGGTTAACGCCTTATGTTCCTTTTATTGCCCATATTTATCGTCCTGGTAATGAAGTCCCTAATACCTCCAGTCGTAATCGTTCCTTTTTAGTAAAAGGAACATTATTCCCTGAATCAACACGTCGTTTTTCAATTAACTATCGATACACAGACTTACTGTTTGGCGATATTATGCCTCTGAGATTAGAGTGGGCTCGTTACGAAAAAAATGTCGTGACTCAATGGCCACTAGCAACGATTAATCAACAGGCGGGAATATTAACTTATCAGTGGAAACCAGAAGATAAGCAAGCGGATTTTCTGTTACGTTTATGGGGTAATTTAACTTCAGGGCATACGAATACTCGTGGTGGTGAACCCAGAGTCTCAATGGAGATTGATTATGACGAAAGGTATTTATCTAAATGGGATGCAAAAGTAGATACCCATTTTATTGATACAGCTTCTCTTTATCAAAAAAATAACCGCTATGGTGTGGATTTATCTTCTATATTTAAATTATCACCTCAATTTTCTATTTCATTTTCCAGTAATTATCAATTTGAAAAATTAGACAGTGATGAAATTAAAATTCCTGAAAATTTTGATTTTGTTACCTCAGGGAGAGCAGGACAACGTCATGAAATTAACTTAGCCCTTTCCACAGATTGGAAGCCACTTTCTTGGTTAGCCATTACTGCGGGTGGGAAATACCATTATTATCATTTAACAGATACTTTTTTAAATAATAAGCGAAGGAATAACGTAAAAGGTTATGAGAAAACTCCCTCTATTAGAGGATATATAGTAAGTTATAAAAGAACATTGACACAGGAAGAGTGTTATTTAGTTGGCACTCTATGTGGAATTACGGAACAACAGTTACCAGAAAAATATAAAAGAGTAATAAGAGATCCTGAACTTAGAGAAAAAAGAAGGATAGTACAAGCGTATAAATTAACTCATCCAGAGTATGAAAAACTACCTGATAATATAAAAAAAGAAATTAATCGTAAAATAAAAATCTCAAAACAAATGCATTTTGAAAATAGAACATATCTCCGTGATGAGAATGGAAATGTTGTTTTCAACTCTACTACTATGAGACCAATGAAAACAGGGTTATTATATTGGGGTCTTGATGAAGATGGAGAGTTATTAAAAAGCAATAATATTTTGTTAAACGGTTATATTAATATTAATGAAAAAGTACCTGATCCAATTACAGGTGAATTAGTTAATAAATATGAAATGGGCGTTTCTAATCCAATACCTATTTATCTTGATGATGATAAAGATAGTTTTGCACCAGAGGCCAGCTATCATCATGGCGCATTTTCACCCTTAGTGTCTGCGACGGTATATGCCAACGATATATTGCGTTTTTATGGACGTTATACTGAGCAGCTACGGTTACCCAGTTTATTTGAAGATACCAGTGGTTTTTCTGGGTCAAAAGCGCGTTATTACGGTTTTAAATTAAAACCCGAGCGTGCGAAAAGTGCTGAGTTAGGTGTTGTGTTTGATTTGACAGATTGGCTAAATGTGGAGCGCCATGCCGATATTAAAATTAACTATTTTCGTACCAATATTGAAAATGTGTTTGATAGAGATGCGAATTGGCAAATTAGGCAATTTGAAAAGCAAATATTAGAGGGGTTAGAGGTTCAAGCTCGCTTTGATAATGGCTTTATTTTTATGGATACGGCTTTAGTTTATAGCCATAAAAATAAAGTATGTGATAAAAATGCCTTTAGTAACTACGATCCTTCAGGGTTATTAGGTGTTAAACAATGTATGACGGGGGGTTATCCCGGTGGTTTTTTACGTACTTCTATCCAACCTAAATATTCGGTTAATTTACATTTAGGGACTCGTTGGTTAGATAATAAATTAGAAGTTGGAAGTCGTTGGCTTTATTCATCAGAAGTGGAAAATAAAGATGAAAAATGGCTAAAAGAAAAATTACCACGAGAAATGTATGGCAGAAATAACAACCCAATGCGTTGGGCAAAAGTCTTTACCGTTGATGCTTATATTAACTATCAGTATAGCCCTAATTTATCTTTTGAAATAACAGGCAGTAATTTATTAAACGAATACTACATTGATCCTTTAACGCGATCAGGTATGCCTGCGCCGGGAAGAACATTCCGATTAGGTGTGACTGCACAATTTTAACTAAAAGAGAGTAAGGAGCTTTTATTTATGTTGGCACTTTCTGTCAGGCAACCGCTTAATATTTATTATTGGCTAATTGGCATATCATTAGTTTATATCGTCGTATTAAGTTGGGTGTTGCGTTCACTTTCTATGACAGAAAGTGCACACCATATTCATCAGCAACAAGAAAATACATTATCCGTTTACCAAGTGGTATTTTCACCGCCTCAACAATCAACAGTGGTGCCGGAACCTTTAGTGGAAACGGAGCCACAAAAAACGCCCATTGTTTTACCCATTGCCGAAAAAGGGGAGTTTGTTGAAGCACCAAAGAAAATACCTGAAAAAATAAAAGAAAAGCCCACACCTATAAAACCAATTACACCTGTAAAAAAACAGGTGGTGCAAGAAAAAGTAGAGCCGATAAAACAGCGTGATTTAGAAAGCCAAGTAGCGCAAACGACTTCAGAAGCATCGGCAGAAAGCTTAACGCAACATACGGCAAGCTCGTTAGCAGGAAGAAGTCATGCATTAAGCGAGAAAGGAATAGGGCAAGGCGAATCTGATAATCACTATATTAGTTCACTGCGTCGAGAAATAGAGCGCCATAAACGTTATCCATCACAAGCACGTCGCATGCAACATGAAGGTCAGGTGGTGGTCAGTTTTTCACTCACATCAGAAGGTGTGATTTCAAGGGTTGAGATAGAAAGTACTTCTGGGATTTCTTCCCTTGATAATGCGGCTATTGCTGCGGTTAAACGCGTAAAACCCATAGGTCCTAAACCCGAAAACTTATTGAACCCTTTAATTGTCTCGTTAGATTTTCAATTAAATTAATAAACGAATGAAAGCACTCAACAGAATTTTCGTTTTACGTTATTTCCTAAGGTTTACATAACGTTATCAGGTTATGTTCCTATTGTTGGAACACTATATTTGGGAGTAATAAAAAAGCGGCTTTAGCATGACTAAATACCGCTTTTAGATTTGAGTTAGCATAAATAAATTACGCTGTTTTTGGCCATTTATTGGCAACCCAAAGTCCACTCATTTTCATGGCATAACCAAATAAAACACCGACAATTAATGAAGGGATGGTTTGAGAAAGATCCCCTTGAGCGGCAAATATAGTGCATGCTCCAATAAAGGTGCCGGGAATATAAGCAAGTAGTACACTTTTAGCTTGAATACACATCACAAAGGCAATAACACCTGTGACAGCATAGCCAAAAATAGAAATATCACTAAAGATTTGGCTACCGTAAATAATCGCCAATGCCCAAATCACGCCACTCATAATGGTAGCCATAGTGACAGCTAATCCTTTAATACCTTCTTTAGGATAAGCAAAATAGGCGGTGCAACCCAAAAAGCCAGCCCAGCTTAATAAGTCAAATTGATTAGCAATAAATGCCCAAATGGCAGAAAGAATGCCAGTTGTCAGCGCAGTAAAATAAAGCGTTCTCACGATAGACTCTTAAATATAAGGGGGATATTTACCCTGTTAACTAAAAACGAAGTTTATCATTGTCATTGACTGGTTTTCTATATTTAGATCATTAAAAAGTACATTTAATAATGGTATTAATACGTGTTAGATATATTGTTATTTATTCAAGATAGAAAAAGAAAAAGTAAACGATTGCGTTGTTTTATCTATGATTAAATAAAAAATAACTAGTACATCGTTTGATATTTATTATTAATAGTTTAATTAAAGAATAGTATTAAATAATATAAAAATAAAAGAAGACAAGTAATTTATCTTACTCTTTTTGAGAGAGTTTATTAGCTAAGTTGAATGCGCACCTGAGCTTTTTTTAGTAAAAATAGCCACATAATATTCATTCATATACATATCAAGGCTCGCCATTTACCACTCCTCTTTCCATTCACTTTTGTGTGCTAAATTATTTTTAGCATCTTTAGGATGAATTTCCATCTCTAAATTTAGTGCGGAGAGCAGTTTAAAAAAGGTTTCTAGCTTGGTGGAATTAGGATTAAGTTCAAAATTGGACACGGTGTCTTGTCGAATTCCCACTTTTTGGGCGACTTTACCTTGAGAAAGTTTTTTTGTTAATCGGACATCTTTTAGATGGACGCTGAGTTGATAGGCGTTAATTATAATCATCATCTTCTACCGGTTATAGGCGTTAATATCTAATATACCGGTTATAGCGTGTAGATCAAGATTTAGTGGTTATAGCGTGTAAATCCGACTTTACCTGCTATAACCGTTAAGTTAAGGTTTACACGGTATAGCAGGTAAGATTTGATGGTTACTTCCCGATGCAGAAACTTGAGAAAATACGGCCTAATAAGTCATCTGAAGTAAATTCACCGGTGATCTCACTTAATGCTTGCTGAGCCAGTCTTAACTCTTCTGCCAACAATTCACCGGATTTTGCATAAACCAATTGTTCATGGCCTTGCTGTAGATGTTCCGCTGCGGTATTTAATGCCTGTAAATGGCGGCGGCGAGCCAAGAAACCACCTTCAGTATTGCTATTAAAGCCCATCGCTTCTTTCAGGTGATCGCGTAGTAACTCGATACCCATTCCATCACGAGCAGATAAGCGGATCATCGGGTAGTTACCTTGTGCCGTGATCTCGACATTTTCCCCTGTTAAATCCGATTTGTTACGAATAACAGTGACAGGCAAGGTTTTTGGTAAACGAGCCATAAATTCAGGCCAGATATCTTCAGGTGTTGTGGCATCGGTTGTGGTGCTATCAACCATAAATAGCACTCTGTCTGCTTGCTCAATCTCTTTCCAAGCACGTTCAATACCAATGCGTTCAACTTCATCACTGGCTTCACGTAAGCCTGCGGTGTCGATAATATGCAAAGGCATACCATCAATATGAATATGTTCACGCAACACATCACGGGTTGTACCCGCAATATCCGTGACAATGGCAGCTTCTCGACCTGCTAATGCATTTAATAGGCTTGATTTACCTGCATTAGGGCGACCTGCGATAACCACTTTCATTCCTTCACGTAACAAGCTACCTTGGCGAGCTTGAGCACGAACATCATCTAATTCAGCAATAACGGCGTTAAGTTTTCCTTCGATGATACCGTCAGAAAGAAAATCAATCTCTTCATCAGGGAAATCAATGGCTGCTTCAACATAGATACGTAAGTGCGTTAATGACTCTACCATCTCGTTAATATGAGAGGAAAATGCACCTTGTAGTGAATTAATTGCTGAACGAGCTGCTTGTTCTGAGCTGGCATCAATTAAATCGGCAATCGCTTCTGCTTGTGCTAAATCGAGTTTGTCATTTAAAAACGCACGTTCAGAAAACTCACCAGGATTAGCAATACGCACACCAGGGATTTGTAAAATACGTTTTAGTAATAAATCCAGAATAATGGGGCCACCATGGCCTTGTAGTTCTAGAACATCTTCACCCGTAAATGAGTTCGGATTAGGGAAGAAAAGGGCGATACCCTGATCAAGTACTGAGTTGTCATCATTGCGAAATGGCAGATAATCGGCATAACGAGGTTTAGGCAACTTGCCTAAAACGGTTTGTGCTACAAGGGCAGCTTTAGGGCCAGAAACGCGTAGGATACCAACACCGCCTCTTCCCGGAGGTGTGGCCTGAGCGACGATAGTATCAGTGCTATGCATGGTGTACTCGCTTAATCAGAATAATCATATCAATATAAAAAACAGAAGGCGGTCATTGCAGACCGCCTTCGCTATTTTATGTCACTTTCCTTTGAATGTAACCAAGGAAGAGGCTTTTCCTCATGTGACCTTATTTTTTGTCTCTGCTGTGTAAGCCACGTTTCTCCAGACCACGGTAAATTAACTGCTGCTGGATAATGGTCACTAAGTTACTGACGATATAGTACAGAACCAGACCTGATGGGAACCACAGGAAGAATACGGTAAACACAACCGGCATAAAGGTCATGATTTTTTGTTGCATCGGATCAGTGACTGCTGTTGGAGACAGTTTCTGAATGATGAACATTGTCACACCCATTAATAATGGCAGGATGTAGTACGGATCTTGTGCAGATAAGTCTTGGATCCATAACATAAACGGTGCATGACGTAATTCAACAGAGCCCATCAGCATGTAATACAACGCAAGGAAGATTGGCATCTGGATAAGTAATGGTAAACAACCACCCAGAGGATTTACTTTCTCTTGTTTGTATAACGCCATCATTTCTTGGCTCATACGCTGTTTGTCATCACCAATACGTTCACGCAGTGCAGCCAGTTTTGGTTGCAGTAAACGCATTTTCGCCATGGAGGTGTACTGTGCTTTAGTCAGCGGGTACATGATACCACGAACGATAAAGGTGATCATGATGATGGAGAAGCCCCAGTTACCGATAAAGCTGTGAAGGAATTTCAGCAGTTTAAACAGTGGTTGAGAGATAAACCATAACCAACCGTAGTCAACAGACAGATCTAAATGTGGCGCAATGGCTGACATTTCTGACTGAATTTCAGGGCCAACCCATAATGTTGAGCTGATATCAGCACTGCTATTTGGTGCAATTGTCACCGGTGCTGATTTATAACCAATCAGAGCAATAGATTTGTTTTCTAAAGTGATAGAGTAGAAGCTATTGTTCTGACTATCTTTAGAAGGGATCCATGCTGTTGCAAAGTATTGTTGTAACATTGCAACCCAACCATTATTCGTGGTTAGAGATAAGTTTTTATCTTCGATATCACCAAAACTATATTTTTTATAGTTGGTTTCATCTGATGAGTATGCCGCACCACGATAAGTGTGTAGTGCAAAGTTGCTACTACCTGTATCACGGCTTTCTGGCAATTTAACAGATTGTTTTAACTGGCCGTAGAAGTTCATGGTCAGCGTTTTATCTGTTGTATTCTCAATTTTGTACTCAATACCGATATCGTACTGACCTTTCTTCAGAATGAAGGTTTTGACGAATTTCACACCTTCTTCATTTACGAAAGTCATAGGTACACGTAATTCATCTTGGTTTTCACCAAGTACGAATTCGTTTTTATCAGCATTATAAACTGGGCGAGATTTCTGATCTGGACCATCTGGGCCGATTAAGCCACTTTGAGCCTGATACAGGAATTGTGGTGTAGTTTCCAGTAAACGGAAAGGTGTCTGTGAATTAAGCTCGGCGGGATAGGCTAACAAATCAGCCTCATCGATAGTACCGCCCTGAGTATTGATACGAATATCAAGTACGTCAGTTTTTACGGTAATCAATTTTGCCTGCTCATTGCTGTTACCAGTTACAGCAAGACTATCACTGCTTGGC
Protein-coding sequences here:
- the yidC gene encoding membrane protein insertase YidC, giving the protein MDSQRNLLFIALLFVSFLIWQQWEGDKVSQNTTTTAQVSQQADVPSSDSLAVTGNSNEQAKLITVKTDVLDIRINTQGGTIDEADLLAYPAELNSQTPFRLLETTPQFLYQAQSGLIGPDGPDQKSRPVYNADKNEFVLGENQDELRVPMTFVNEEGVKFVKTFILKKGQYDIGIEYKIENTTDKTLTMNFYGQLKQSVKLPESRDTGSSNFALHTYRGAAYSSDETNYKKYSFGDIEDKNLSLTTNNGWVAMLQQYFATAWIPSKDSQNNSFYSITLENKSIALIGYKSAPVTIAPNSSADISSTLWVGPEIQSEMSAIAPHLDLSVDYGWLWFISQPLFKLLKFLHSFIGNWGFSIIMITFIVRGIMYPLTKAQYTSMAKMRLLQPKLAALRERIGDDKQRMSQEMMALYKQEKVNPLGGCLPLLIQMPIFLALYYMLMGSVELRHAPFMLWIQDLSAQDPYYILPLLMGVTMFIIQKLSPTAVTDPMQQKIMTFMPVVFTVFFLWFPSGLVLYYIVSNLVTIIQQQLIYRGLEKRGLHSRDKK